Part of the Natrialbaceae archaeon AArc-T1-2 genome, TCTGTTCGCGAGCTATCTCCACCTGTGCCCGCTCCCCGACGGACGCGACCCGACCGACGAGGAGTACGCTTCCCTCGAGCCCGTCTTCGACGCGGAGCTGCGGGCGATCAACGCCCACGTCCTCCTGCCGGTCGGCGACCGCGCGACCGATCACGTCCTCCGGGCGTACACGACCCAGCGCGACCGCCTCGACCTCGAGATGGCTGACCTCCACGCCAGCGAGATTCGCGGACGGGGCGTTCTGGTCGTCCCGATCAGGGAGCCGACCGAGTGGGAGACAAACGAGCGCGAGACGATTCGCGAGACGCTCGCGGAGATCCTCGCGTCCGATTACCGCCAGACGAAAGGCGTGTCGACGCGAGTCGGGTGAAGTGGCGTCATCGCCCGGTTCGTCGCCTGACGGCCATCCGTAGCGACAGACCGAACGCGCCGGCAAGTGGCAGGACGACGAACGCGAGCAGATCCACGGCGATCGGCGACGACCGGGGGACGGCCGCGCCGACAGCGAACGCGACTGCCGGGGCGAAGACGGCGAGGACGTAGCCGTACGACGGTGACCAGCCGGGGAGTTTTCGCGTCCGGTGGATGGTCCACCCGAACAGCAACGGCATGAGGACGGCACCGGCGAGCAACGGTCCGCCGACGAGGACGGTCGTCAAGCCGATTACGACTGCGAGTGCGGCCATCTCCCCCGTCGAGACCGGCCCTCGTCGGCTCCGGACGATGCGCGTCCCGGCGAGGAGGGCGGACGACAGCGCGACGACGCCGGCGGCGACGCCGATCCCCGCTACCGGTGTAACGGATGGCACGACCGGCTCGAGTT contains:
- a CDS encoding uracil-DNA glycosylase family protein, giving the protein MKHVTDRVSNPFGMAPPCEHSPDAGRPVFGYGDANADFHLIGDHPGVHGGETTGVPFTGTDSGDAVYELTVDLGFASGPRNRPVVANLFASYLHLCPLPDGRDPTDEEYASLEPVFDAELRAINAHVLLPVGDRATDHVLRAYTTQRDRLDLEMADLHASEIRGRGVLVVPIREPTEWETNERETIRETLAEILASDYRQTKGVSTRVG